Proteins encoded together in one Coffea arabica cultivar ET-39 chromosome 2c, Coffea Arabica ET-39 HiFi, whole genome shotgun sequence window:
- the LOC113726505 gene encoding 3-oxo-Delta(4,5)-steroid 5-beta-reductase-like → MSWWWAGAIGAAKKKFEEDDAPPQYQSVALIVGVTGIVGNSLAEILPLADTPGGPWKVYGLARRPRPSWNADHPIHYIQCDISDPQDTQSKLSHLDDITHLFYVTWANRSTELDNCQVNGNMFRNLLSAVIPSSPNLRHICLQTGRKHYLGPFELFGKVGHDPPFHEDLPRLDVQNFYYTLEDILFEEVQKKEGLTWSVHRPGNIFGFSPYSLMNIVGTLCVYAAICKHEGAPLKFPGCREAWDGYSDCSDADLIAEHHIWAAVDPYAKNEAFNVSNGDVFKWKHFWKVLAEQFGAECGEYEGGPLSLKEMMKDKGPVWDEIVREKGLVPTKLEEVGVWWFADVVLQYPCLLDTMNKSKEHGFLGFRNSKNAFISWIDKVKAYKIVP, encoded by the coding sequence AAAAAATTCGAGGAAGATGATGCACCGCCCCAGTATCAGAGCGTGGCCCTAATAGTTGGGGTCACCGGCATCGTGGGCAATAGCCTCGCCGAGATCCTCCCCCTCGCCGACACCCCTGGAGGCCCCTGGAAGGTCTACGGCTTGGCTCGCCGCCCCAGACCCTCCTGGAACGCTGATCATCCCATTCACTACATCCAATGCGACATCTCTGACCCCCAGGACACCCAATCCAAGCTCTCCCACCTCGACGATATCACTCACCTCTTCTACGTCACCTGGGCCAACCGATCCACCGAACTCGACAACTGCCAGGTCAATGGCAACATGTTCAGGAATTTACTCAGCGCTGTTATCCCCAGTTCCCCAAATTTGCGGCATATTTGCTTGCAGACTGGGAGGAAACATTATCTTGGTCCGTTTGAGTTGTTTGGAAAAGTAGGCCATGATCCTCCTTTCCACGAGGACTTGCCCCGCCTCGACGTCCAGAATTTTTACTACACTCTCGAGGATATATTGTTTGAGGAGGTGCAGAAGAAGGAGGGATTAACATGGTCCGTTCACCGACCTGGaaatattttcggattctcaccTTATAGTTTGATGAACATTGTTGGAACCCTTTGTGTTTATGCAGCTATATGCAAGCACGAAGGCGCGCCGCTCAAGTTCCCAGGGTGCAGAGAAGCCTGGGACGGGTACTCTGATTGCTCGGATGCAGATTTGATTGCTGAGCATCATATATGGGCTGCGGTTGATCCCTACGCAAAGAATGAGGCGTTTAACGTGAGCAATGGGGATGTGTTTAAGTGGAAGCACTTCTGGAAGGTGTTGGCTGAGCAGTTTGGAGCGGAATGTGGGGAATATGAGGGGGGACCGTTGAGCTTGAAGGAGATGATGAAGGATAAAGGACCTGTCTGGGACGAGATTGTTAGGGAAAAAGGGTTGGTGCCCACTAAATTGGAGGAGGTTGGGGTTTGGTGGTTTGCCGATGTTGTTCTGCAATATCCATGTTTGTTGGATACCATGAACAAGAGCAAGGAGCATGGGTTTTTGGGATTCA